In Centropristis striata isolate RG_2023a ecotype Rhode Island chromosome 15, C.striata_1.0, whole genome shotgun sequence, a genomic segment contains:
- the LOC131986228 gene encoding claudin-4-like, which translates to MEGRGRLIGGLALVLMGVLGVCLTCGLPMWRETSFVGANIVTAQSVWDGLWLHCIMQSTGQMQCKRHTQTITNTADLQAGRALTLISILAALLGFIITLLGGGVVNCSDDPPDPLEPPNTTPSAKKACVLGGALCVLAGVLVLISVSWSAGLTVSLYNDPFVAAPLKREVGTSIYIGWASSVLLLLGGALICFVCGEKKRTPPSNYTYMPYTTNSQYSDAASTLRSDVMGPNKMYDRRTPSRKLEYVPPVYGHNSLNKPYSGRYNQLQGTQPGSQQGTFGRNPSNRSGTPDKGKGLFIGMNPNPVRDIPSRATTLPPEYYESVP; encoded by the exons atggaggGGCGGGGCAGGCTGATCGGGGGTCTGGCACTGGTTCTGATGGGTGTTTTAGGAGTATGTTTGACATGTGGACTGCCAATGTGGCGTGAGACGTCTTTTGTGGGAGCTAATATCGTGACGGCACAGTCG gtgtgGGACGGTCTGTGGTTACACTGCATCATGCAGTCTACCGGTCAGATGCAGTGTAAGAGACACACGCAGACCATCACTAATACTGCTGACCTCCAGGCTGGACGGGCCCTCACACTCATCTCCATCCTGGCCGCCCTGCTGGGCTTCATCATCACCCTGCTGGGAGGAGGCGTAGTCAACTGCAGCGACGATCCACCTGATCCTTTAGAGCCTCCAAACACAACGCCCTCGGCAAAAAAG gcgtgTGTGCTGGGTGGAGCTCTGTGTGTCCTGGCCGGCGTCCTCGTCCTCATTTCGGTCAGCTGGTCGGCGGGGTTGACCGTCTCACTCTATAACGACCCGTTTGTGGCGGCGCCCCTGAAGAGAGAGGTGGGCACGTCCATCTACATCGGCTGGGCCTcgtctgtgctgctgctgctgggcggCGCTCTCATCTGCTTCGTGTGCGGGGAGAAGAAGAGAACCCCTCCTTCCAATTACACCTACATGCCCTACACCACCAACTCCCAATACAGCGATGCCGCGTCCACTCTGAGGTCTGACGTCATGGGACCAAACAAGATGTACGACCGCCGTACGCCCAGCAGGAAGCTTGAGTATGTACCCCCAGTGTACGGGCACAACTCCCTAAACAAGCCTTACAGTGGGAGGTATAATCAGCTGCAGGGGACACAGCCAGGATCCCAGCAGGGGACGTTTGGTCGTAATCCGTCAAACAGATCAGGCACACCAGACAAGGGGAAGGGCTTATTCATTGGAATGAATCCAAATCCTGTGCGTGACATTCCCAGCAGAGCCACGACGCTCCCTCCTGAATATTATGAGAGTGTGCCCTAA
- the LOC131986599 gene encoding claudin-4-like: MQTQIVGVCLAIVGFLGTILICGLPMWKVTAFVGANIVTSQVFWEGLWMNCVIQSTGHSQCKAYDSVLALPQDLQASRALVCVSIAVSVLAIGLTVVGARCTNFLHDDRLAKSNVGLAGGLVFVLAGILCVIPVSLSAHSIITGFYNPLPTSERRGELGASIYVGWASGALLIIGGGVLCSTYRC; this comes from the coding sequence ATGCAGACTCAGATTGTTGGCGTGTGTTTGGCAATCGTCGGCTTCCTCGGCACCATCCTGATCTGCGGGCTGCCCATGTGGAAGGTGACGGCCTTCGTCGGGGCAAACATTGTGACCTCTCAGGTGTTCTGGGAAGGTTTGTGGATGAACTGTGTGATCCAGAGCACGGGTCACTCTCAGTGTAAGGCCTACGACTCCGTCCTGGCTCTGCCGCAGGATCTGCAGGCGTCCCGTGCTCTGGTCTGCGTCTCCATCGCCGTCAGCGTGTTGGCCATCGGGCTCACCGTGGTCGGGGCGCGATGCACCAACTTCCTCCATGATGACAGGCTGGCCAAGTCTAACGTCGGCCTGGCTGGAGGTCTGGTGTTTGTGTTAGCCGGGATCCTGTGTGTGATTCCTGTCAGCTTGTCGGCTCACAGCATCATCACAGGTTTCTACAACCCCCTACCCACCtcggagaggaggggagagctCGGGGCCTCCATATACGTGGGCTGGGCGTCTGGAGCTCTGCTCATCATCGGAGGAGGGGTGCTGTGTAGCACCTACAGGTGCTGA